A section of the Roseivirga sp. BDSF3-8 genome encodes:
- a CDS encoding carbamoyltransferase, which yields MEILNMPKKPIYILGTGLSHDGSSCLLKDGKVCVAIEKERITRQKHDGGNDNAAIEYCLRAEGITIDDVSLIVQNATLGNFKYGSDYYDGERLFSEKGSIPIVTISHHLAHAYSCIGTSGFDNCNILIVDGMGNPYDECMDLQDAFIPDREVIEKTGLAHLFWEKDSYYAYDGKACTGLYKDFSDAAYYRRNYPMYPDGSRHSIGNVYNAASNYCFGNMMDVGKLMGLGPYGRPGIYYDEIYELKDGRVFVNYDWMGKFKRPARSYAEFRENFQYYADIAYWVQRETERALIYLVNARYEYNGHENLCYAGGVALNAVANARIIRETPIKNLYMQPAAGDNGIALGCAYYGWLEVMKEERQEHDGSTCFGISYPLEEVQEALDNYLPKHDPGLRKDILDQFFKLLPSYTRQANVAVSFNVSDYGFRQVVVSENEVAVLEKADSLSHTSVTVSEKDLYLGVLRPYLFQDDDFQYRFTVNNEEALEQFMMSVDWAGLSEALQQGLQSYRVSFVQDEDYLRTAARLIAEGNVLGWFQQGCEFGPRALGRRSILADPRDPAKRDFINARIKFREDFRPFAPSVPAEDVAEYFKYGYESPYMILVDQIRDEYRDKLKSIVHKDNSCRVQTVTPDWSPRYYGLLRAFKEETGVSVMLNTSFNKKGMPIVERPEEALDLFYETEMDYLVIENFIISKSKDKEATAGESIKELENQVQ from the coding sequence ATGGAAATTCTAAACATGCCAAAAAAACCAATATATATTCTCGGAACCGGCCTGTCTCACGATGGGTCATCCTGCCTGTTAAAAGATGGCAAGGTGTGTGTTGCTATTGAGAAAGAACGTATTACCCGCCAAAAACATGACGGGGGTAATGACAACGCCGCCATCGAGTATTGCCTGAGGGCAGAGGGCATTACCATTGATGATGTTTCGCTGATAGTACAAAATGCCACACTCGGCAATTTTAAATACGGTAGTGACTACTATGATGGAGAAAGGTTGTTTTCTGAAAAAGGCAGCATCCCTATCGTTACTATTTCCCACCACCTGGCCCATGCCTACAGTTGCATAGGTACGTCCGGGTTTGATAACTGTAATATCCTGATAGTAGATGGCATGGGGAACCCCTATGACGAATGCATGGATCTGCAGGATGCCTTTATTCCGGACAGGGAGGTTATAGAAAAAACAGGCCTGGCTCACCTTTTCTGGGAAAAAGACAGCTATTATGCCTACGATGGCAAGGCCTGCACCGGTCTTTATAAGGACTTCTCCGATGCTGCCTACTATCGTCGTAACTACCCGATGTATCCCGATGGGTCACGCCATAGTATCGGGAATGTGTATAACGCCGCCAGTAACTACTGCTTCGGTAATATGATGGATGTAGGCAAGCTTATGGGCTTAGGTCCATACGGCAGACCGGGTATCTATTATGATGAAATATATGAGCTTAAAGATGGGCGGGTATTCGTGAATTATGACTGGATGGGCAAGTTTAAGCGCCCGGCCCGAAGCTATGCCGAGTTCAGAGAGAACTTTCAATATTACGCTGATATAGCCTATTGGGTACAGCGTGAGACCGAGCGGGCTCTTATTTACCTGGTCAATGCCCGCTATGAGTACAATGGCCATGAAAATCTTTGCTATGCAGGAGGGGTGGCCCTCAATGCGGTGGCCAATGCCCGTATCATCCGGGAAACCCCCATTAAAAACCTGTATATGCAGCCTGCAGCCGGTGATAATGGTATCGCGCTTGGCTGTGCCTATTATGGCTGGCTCGAGGTTATGAAAGAGGAGCGGCAGGAGCATGATGGCTCTACCTGTTTTGGTATTTCCTACCCCCTGGAAGAGGTGCAGGAAGCTCTCGACAACTACCTTCCAAAACATGACCCTGGCCTTCGTAAAGACATCCTCGATCAGTTTTTTAAACTATTGCCATCCTATACCCGCCAGGCGAATGTGGCAGTAAGTTTCAATGTATCAGACTATGGATTCCGGCAGGTAGTGGTGAGTGAAAACGAGGTGGCTGTCTTGGAAAAAGCTGATTCCCTGTCACATACCTCGGTGACTGTGTCCGAAAAAGACCTTTATCTGGGAGTGCTGCGGCCATACCTTTTCCAGGACGATGATTTTCAGTACAGATTCACTGTAAATAATGAAGAGGCCTTGGAGCAGTTTATGATGTCTGTAGATTGGGCGGGCCTGAGTGAGGCACTTCAGCAGGGATTACAAAGTTACCGGGTCTCATTTGTACAGGATGAGGATTACCTCCGTACGGCTGCCCGTCTGATCGCCGAAGGAAATGTACTGGGATGGTTTCAGCAAGGCTGCGAGTTCGGGCCCCGTGCCCTTGGGCGCAGAAGCATTCTGGCCGACCCCAGAGACCCGGCCAAAAGAGATTTTATCAATGCCCGCATAAAGTTCAGAGAAGATTTCCGGCCCTTTGCTCCCTCCGTGCCTGCTGAAGATGTAGCTGAGTATTTTAAATACGGATACGAAAGCCCCTACATGATACTGGTAGATCAGATCAGGGATGAATACCGTGATAAGCTAAAAAGCATTGTACACAAAGATAATAGCTGCAGAGTGCAAACGGTTACCCCCGACTGGAGCCCAAGGTATTATGGTTTGCTCCGGGCCTTCAAGGAAGAGACCGGCGTGTCAGTGATGCTCAATACCTCTTTTAACAAAAAAGGCATGCCCATAGTAGAGCGGCCCGAAGAAGCGCTTGACCTTTTTTATGAAACGGAAATGGACTACCTCGTGATAGAGAATTTTATCATTTCCAAGTCAAAAGATAAAGAGGCTACGGCGGGGGAATCAATTAAAGAACTTGAAAATCAGGTGCAGTAA
- a CDS encoding carbamoyltransferase, whose amino-acid sequence MNIIGISALYHDSACCILQNGKLTAAAQEERFTRQKNDSSMPLHAFRYCLEEAGLTLNDIDRLAYYEDPVMKLARQIWSGHDPLAPHLQEKLDPRRAEREIRELLGYEGPVDFHQHHESHAASTFFFSGFDSAAIMTFDGVGEWASTTYGTGKGSIIELFEEVHFPDSIGLLYSTITSYLGFKVNNGEYKVMGLAPYGKPVYRQQIEELFEWRKDGQFRLNMKYFDFIGGERMYSDELVDLFGMQPRVRESKMDQNHMDVARSLQVVLEELLLEKAAYLHEKTGEENLCMAGGVALNCVANGRILREGPFKKLFVQPASNDSGCALGAAALSHMKYSEDKKIAPMPHAYYGPAFSDAEIRRMLEATDLKWSGFEGNEDELIDATAQKIADGNVVGWFQGKMEFGPRALGCRSILGDPRDPGMRDKINLMVKKREGFRPFAPAVLLSEAQNHFKLDHPSPFMLETCQVDSPLDLPAITHVDNSARVQTVTEETNPLFAALLTEFNNKTGSPIILNTSFNVRGEPIVCTPVDALECFILTEIDCLVVGSFMISRKDNDLTFLEDTLKEVRTSNRSAISTDVYTFI is encoded by the coding sequence ATGAATATAATCGGAATTTCCGCTCTTTACCATGATTCTGCCTGCTGTATTCTGCAGAATGGTAAACTGACAGCCGCTGCTCAGGAGGAGCGATTCACCCGTCAAAAGAACGACTCATCCATGCCTCTGCATGCTTTCAGGTACTGCCTGGAAGAAGCAGGACTTACACTGAATGACATAGACAGGCTTGCCTATTATGAGGACCCCGTCATGAAGCTTGCCAGGCAGATTTGGAGCGGGCATGATCCCCTGGCTCCTCATTTGCAGGAAAAGCTTGACCCCCGGAGGGCAGAGAGGGAGATAAGAGAGCTGTTAGGGTATGAAGGACCTGTAGACTTTCATCAGCACCACGAGTCACATGCTGCCAGTACATTCTTTTTCTCCGGGTTTGACTCTGCCGCCATCATGACTTTCGATGGGGTAGGAGAGTGGGCTTCTACTACCTATGGCACTGGTAAGGGCAGCATCATAGAATTGTTCGAAGAAGTGCATTTTCCCGATTCCATCGGGCTGCTATACAGTACCATTACCAGCTACCTGGGCTTTAAAGTCAATAATGGCGAGTATAAGGTAATGGGCCTGGCTCCGTACGGAAAACCTGTATATAGACAGCAGATCGAAGAACTGTTTGAGTGGCGCAAAGATGGGCAGTTTCGCTTGAATATGAAGTACTTCGACTTTATAGGCGGCGAGCGCATGTATTCAGATGAGCTTGTAGACCTCTTTGGCATGCAGCCCCGTGTACGGGAGTCCAAAATGGATCAAAACCACATGGACGTGGCCCGTAGCCTGCAGGTCGTACTCGAGGAGCTTCTGCTTGAAAAAGCCGCCTACCTCCACGAGAAGACAGGAGAAGAGAATTTGTGCATGGCAGGGGGCGTAGCTCTCAACTGTGTGGCCAACGGCCGCATCTTACGCGAAGGCCCTTTCAAAAAACTGTTTGTACAGCCTGCTTCCAATGATTCGGGTTGTGCCCTGGGAGCGGCCGCTCTGTCGCATATGAAATACAGCGAAGACAAAAAGATCGCTCCTATGCCACATGCCTATTACGGGCCGGCGTTTTCAGATGCTGAGATCCGGCGAATGCTTGAGGCGACCGATCTTAAGTGGTCGGGTTTTGAAGGAAATGAAGATGAGCTTATCGATGCCACTGCTCAGAAGATAGCTGATGGCAACGTAGTCGGCTGGTTTCAGGGAAAGATGGAGTTTGGTCCCAGGGCCCTGGGGTGCCGCTCCATACTGGGTGACCCGCGAGATCCCGGTATGAGGGACAAGATCAACCTGATGGTAAAAAAGCGTGAAGGATTCAGGCCATTTGCTCCTGCCGTGCTGCTATCAGAGGCACAAAACCACTTTAAGCTGGATCACCCCTCGCCCTTTATGCTGGAAACCTGCCAGGTAGACTCTCCGCTCGATCTGCCTGCTATTACCCACGTGGATAATTCGGCGAGGGTCCAGACTGTTACAGAAGAGACCAATCCCCTTTTTGCCGCACTGCTCACTGAATTTAATAACAAAACAGGGTCTCCGATTATCCTCAATACATCATTTAATGTAAGAGGGGAACCGATCGTTTGTACCCCTGTGGATGCGCTGGAGTGTTTTATTCTTACCGAAATAGACTGCCTGGTAGTAGGTTCCTTTATGATCAGCCGGAAAGATAACGACCTTACCTTCCTGGAAGATACCCTGAAGGAAGTACGCACTTCTAACCGTTCTGCTATCAGTACGGACGTATATACTTTTATCTGA
- a CDS encoding 2,3-diaminopropionate biosynthesis protein SbnB, with translation MIYLNQEHLEQLGLAWNEIFDALKDGVHALKEEDFSQPVKPYLRYRNPLNRIIAMPAFLGGETNMAGLKWIASFPENIGNGIPRAHSVTILNEAETGKPLSIINTAYASVIRTTGVTGLFIDEYIRKKNLSAEGKLKVGMTGFGPIGRMHAQMIHEVFGDYIESIKVYDLKFDQGEKPDAAYSEYLTACNSWEEVFDGADIFVTCTVSKAPYIDRKPKKGSLHLNVSLRDYKPSFREHVDLMIVDDWEEICRENTDVENMHKEGLLNEDDTHNIAAYITSNNLNTIPADQTVMFNPMGMAIFDIATGGYLYRKARENKVGVELT, from the coding sequence ATGATCTACTTGAACCAGGAACATCTGGAACAGCTCGGCCTTGCCTGGAATGAAATTTTTGATGCCCTTAAAGACGGTGTCCATGCATTGAAAGAAGAAGATTTCTCTCAACCGGTAAAACCTTACCTGAGGTATAGAAACCCGCTTAACAGGATCATCGCCATGCCTGCTTTTCTGGGAGGAGAAACTAATATGGCGGGACTGAAATGGATTGCCAGTTTTCCTGAAAACATAGGGAATGGTATTCCCCGTGCTCATTCAGTTACCATCCTCAATGAAGCAGAGACGGGTAAGCCTCTTAGCATAATAAATACCGCCTATGCCAGTGTGATACGTACTACCGGGGTGACGGGGCTTTTTATTGACGAATATATCCGCAAAAAGAACCTCAGTGCCGAAGGTAAGCTCAAAGTCGGTATGACAGGATTCGGACCCATAGGCAGGATGCATGCACAAATGATCCATGAGGTATTTGGTGACTACATTGAGAGCATTAAGGTTTACGACCTGAAATTTGACCAGGGAGAGAAGCCGGACGCTGCCTATAGTGAATACCTGACGGCTTGTAACTCATGGGAGGAAGTCTTCGATGGGGCGGACATCTTCGTTACCTGTACCGTTTCGAAGGCACCTTATATTGACAGAAAACCCAAGAAAGGGTCACTGCACCTGAATGTCTCGTTAAGAGATTACAAGCCTTCTTTCAGGGAACATGTGGACCTGATGATAGTCGATGACTGGGAGGAGATATGCCGTGAGAATACGGACGTGGAAAATATGCACAAGGAGGGACTGCTAAATGAAGATGATACCCATAACATAGCTGCATATATCACCAGTAACAATCTGAATACCATACCTGCTGATCAGACTGTCATGTTCAACCCTATGGGCATGGCCATTTTCGATATTGCTACCGGTGGGTACCTGTACCGGAAAGCCAGAGAAAACAAGGTAGGCGTAGAGCTGACCTGA
- the sbnA gene encoding 2,3-diaminopropionate biosynthesis protein SbnA has protein sequence MIEKLQRISSLIGNTPLLRLNYEPAGLYTKLEYTNFSGSVKDRAAYNIIYQGIINNRINKDTVIVESSSGNFALALAHITRILGLQFIPVIDPNINHSYETQLKLMVDRVVKVTEQDATGGHLLTRLEKVRQICEEEPNSFWTNQYENPDNYLGYYHSLGNEICNDFDRLDYVFIGVSSGGTITGVSQRIKEKFPNVKVVAVDVEGSVIFGCQPRKRFVSGIGSSKVPGLLASAQIDDVVHVSFDELVMGCHELLKEQMIFCGGSSGASYAAAKKYLKQHQVPADANALFICPDKGTAYLDTVYNDQWAREKSAQCMPLSKSLAL, from the coding sequence ATGATCGAAAAACTGCAAAGGATCTCTTCTTTGATAGGCAATACACCTTTGCTGCGCCTGAATTACGAGCCTGCCGGACTGTATACAAAACTAGAGTACACTAACTTCTCCGGAAGCGTAAAGGACAGGGCAGCGTACAATATTATCTATCAAGGGATTATCAATAACCGGATCAATAAAGATACGGTCATCGTGGAGTCCAGCTCCGGTAACTTCGCCCTGGCACTTGCACACATCACCCGGATATTAGGGTTACAATTCATTCCGGTAATAGACCCTAACATAAACCATAGCTATGAGACTCAGCTCAAACTTATGGTAGACCGCGTCGTAAAGGTAACCGAACAGGACGCCACCGGGGGGCATCTGCTCACCCGACTTGAGAAAGTACGGCAGATTTGTGAAGAAGAGCCGAACTCATTCTGGACCAACCAATACGAAAATCCGGACAACTATTTGGGGTATTATCACAGTCTAGGCAATGAGATTTGCAATGACTTTGACCGGCTCGATTATGTATTTATCGGCGTAAGCTCAGGCGGTACCATCACCGGCGTTTCTCAGCGTATCAAGGAGAAGTTTCCTAATGTAAAGGTAGTGGCCGTGGATGTGGAAGGATCCGTTATTTTCGGCTGCCAGCCCCGCAAGCGGTTCGTGTCTGGCATAGGGTCCAGTAAAGTGCCCGGTTTGCTGGCCAGTGCACAGATTGACGATGTAGTACACGTCTCTTTTGATGAATTGGTCATGGGCTGCCACGAACTGCTAAAGGAGCAAATGATTTTCTGCGGAGGTTCTTCCGGAGCCTCTTATGCTGCAGCAAAGAAATACCTGAAGCAGCACCAGGTACCGGCTGATGCAAATGCCCTATTCATATGTCCTGATAAAGGTACAGCCTATCTTGATACAGTTTATAACGACCAATGGGCCAGGGAAAAAAGCGCACAGTGTATGCCTTTGAGCAAATCCTTAGCCCTTTAG
- a CDS encoding ATP-binding cassette domain-containing protein yields the protein MKEKELNIFTVLQNKSRWFYVSLCALGGVSSLLFSGMLYIINSKITGEPLPYFPEYTWQVFALLIVLSIISNKALQTYMVKLTNSVLLDAQVSILEKLQYASYQSFERLGREKVYTAIQDASVLGSVPDVLVNTINSGVIILCCTIYFFWLAPLGGLLVLVSMGLLLGFYLLRNKKIERDLNKLRDIQNDFYRYLDDLLKGFREVKMSRTRNQTIFKKFLIHNRTWSKDLVEDTSIKYMHNELVGSYSWYVIIGICLFALPAVIDLSMPEIITLVVTIMYLIGPVGGMLGLVPFYTRAKIALNRLNRFETQLDKLVERDNHDSQPYTKLAAFDKLDFSGIQFTYPSNNYGPGFNVGPLDLTVNKGEVIFITGGNGSGKSTFINILTGLYSPDEGSIRIDGKDVGLKEYQGMGYEMSAIFTDNHLFTENYDGFEIEPSSHPLAAYLDIVQLREVVKIDKERGVIDPDMSKGQRKRLALVYTLMEDKQIIVMDEWAADQDPHFRKKFYTEILPYLKDKGKTVIAVTHDDNYYHCADRIIKFNFGRIVSDETIQRTETVR from the coding sequence ATGAAAGAAAAAGAACTAAACATATTTACCGTACTCCAAAATAAGTCCCGGTGGTTTTACGTGTCTCTCTGCGCCCTGGGGGGAGTCAGTAGTTTGCTTTTCAGTGGTATGCTGTATATAATCAACAGCAAGATCACGGGAGAGCCTTTACCTTACTTTCCGGAGTACACCTGGCAGGTATTTGCGCTGCTGATCGTATTATCGATAATCAGTAACAAGGCTCTGCAGACCTATATGGTAAAGCTTACCAACAGTGTGCTGCTGGATGCCCAGGTATCTATTCTGGAAAAGCTGCAATACGCTTCCTACCAGTCCTTTGAGCGGTTAGGCCGGGAGAAGGTCTACACTGCTATTCAGGATGCCAGTGTACTGGGAAGTGTGCCCGATGTATTAGTTAATACCATCAACTCCGGGGTAATTATCTTATGTTGTACAATATATTTCTTTTGGCTTGCCCCTCTGGGAGGGCTACTGGTACTGGTGTCCATGGGATTATTGCTAGGCTTTTATCTGCTTAGAAACAAGAAAATTGAAAGGGATCTAAACAAGCTACGTGACATTCAGAATGACTTTTACCGGTACCTGGACGATCTGCTGAAAGGCTTCAGAGAGGTGAAGATGAGCCGGACACGGAATCAGACTATTTTCAAAAAATTCCTCATTCATAACCGTACATGGAGTAAAGACCTCGTTGAAGATACCAGCATAAAATACATGCACAACGAGCTGGTGGGAAGCTATAGCTGGTATGTGATTATTGGTATCTGCCTATTTGCATTGCCTGCTGTTATTGATCTTAGCATGCCCGAGATCATCACCCTCGTAGTGACCATTATGTACCTGATAGGGCCTGTAGGCGGCATGCTAGGGTTAGTGCCGTTTTATACACGGGCTAAGATTGCCTTGAACCGGCTGAACCGGTTTGAAACACAGCTTGATAAGCTGGTGGAGCGGGATAACCATGACAGCCAGCCTTATACCAAACTTGCGGCTTTTGACAAGCTCGATTTCAGCGGAATACAATTTACCTATCCTTCTAATAACTATGGGCCGGGTTTTAATGTAGGACCTCTCGATCTCACGGTAAATAAGGGTGAAGTAATCTTTATTACCGGAGGTAACGGCAGTGGTAAGAGTACCTTTATCAATATCCTTACCGGATTATACTCTCCCGATGAAGGAAGCATCCGGATTGACGGAAAAGATGTAGGCCTCAAAGAGTACCAGGGTATGGGCTATGAGATGTCCGCTATTTTTACCGATAATCATCTGTTTACCGAAAATTACGATGGGTTCGAGATTGAGCCATCCAGCCATCCGCTTGCCGCGTATCTGGACATAGTTCAACTCAGAGAGGTAGTAAAGATAGACAAGGAAAGAGGGGTTATCGATCCGGATATGTCCAAAGGACAGCGCAAAAGGCTGGCCCTTGTCTATACCCTTATGGAAGACAAGCAAATCATTGTAATGGATGAATGGGCTGCCGACCAGGACCCACACTTTCGAAAGAAATTCTATACGGAAATACTTCCTTATCTGAAGGATAAAGGAAAGACCGTAATAGCGGTTACCCATGATGATAATTACTATCATTGTGCCGACCGGATAATTAAGTTCAATTTTGGTCGTATAGTAAGCGACGAGACCATTCAGCGTACCGAAACAGTCCGCTGA